The following proteins are co-located in the Clostridiales bacterium genome:
- a CDS encoding DUF4342 domain-containing protein — protein sequence MEITLEKIELVKDRTGVSYKEAKEALEAADGSVVDAIIDIEESIDIKSKNKFAEQSSHIVDKVKEAIKKGNVAKIIVKKNDEVIMNLPVNVGIVGTVLAPWAAVAGVIAAFGTKCAIELVKDDGEIIDISEMATDTFDDVVEKGSVVVDEVKTKSADVFASVKAKTSDAINKAKKSDNSGCTCGSEEECDDSCTCGEPEEDK from the coding sequence ATGGAGATTACATTAGAGAAAATTGAACTGGTCAAAGACCGTACAGGCGTTAGCTATAAGGAGGCAAAAGAAGCCTTAGAGGCAGCAGACGGCAGCGTTGTGGATGCGATCATCGACATCGAAGAATCGATAGACATCAAAAGCAAGAATAAATTTGCAGAGCAAAGCTCTCACATCGTTGATAAGGTGAAAGAAGCAATAAAAAAGGGGAATGTTGCTAAAATCATCGTGAAGAAAAATGATGAGGTCATCATGAACCTTCCTGTCAACGTTGGTATCGTTGGTACTGTTTTGGCGCCATGGGCAGCCGTTGCAGGTGTCATTGCCGCATTTGGAACAAAGTGTGCCATCGAGCTTGTAAAGGATGACGGTGAGATCATTGATATCAGTGAAATGGCTACCGATACCTTTGATGATGTCGTAGAAAAAGGTTCCGTTGTGGTTGATGAAGTCAAGACGAAAAGTGCTGATGTGTTCGCGTCTGTAAAGGCAAAGACCTCAGATGCCATCAATAAGGCAAAGAAGAGCGACAACTCGGGCTGCACCTGCGGCAGCGAAGAAGAGTGTGACGACAGCTGCACCTGCGGAGAACCCGAAGAGGACAAATAG
- the recO gene encoding DNA repair protein RecO, whose protein sequence is MFTDTEGIIFKQVKTVNGRRMVLLFSKKFGKISAGANISEKGKSKSSLAMRPFTYGRYELFKNRDSYHINSAEVIKSYYRIGEDVDKYMHSSYALELTEKLLQEEEPAPGIFRMILDFFDIMEKRNKKYLTLILAYQIKLLQETGSMPHVRNCVLCGGKEEPAFFSVKDGGIVCSSCRSNIHDIANDTLIYSVNFGIVNILQYILDNPLKSFENLALNDEIQKQLGRIIRSYLAYHLDISELKSESFLNI, encoded by the coding sequence ATGTTTACGGATACAGAAGGAATCATTTTTAAGCAGGTCAAGACCGTCAACGGGAGAAGGATGGTTCTTTTGTTTTCCAAAAAATTCGGCAAGATCAGTGCCGGAGCAAATATCAGTGAAAAAGGAAAGAGTAAGTCGTCCTTGGCAATGCGTCCATTTACCTATGGTCGGTACGAGCTTTTCAAAAACCGAGACAGCTATCATATCAACAGTGCTGAAGTGATCAAAAGCTATTACCGTATCGGTGAAGACGTGGATAAATATATGCACAGCTCCTACGCGCTGGAACTGACGGAAAAACTTCTTCAGGAGGAAGAGCCGGCACCCGGTATCTTCCGAATGATCCTTGATTTTTTTGACATCATGGAAAAAAGAAATAAGAAGTATTTAACCCTGATTCTAGCGTATCAAATTAAGCTGCTGCAGGAGACCGGAAGTATGCCGCATGTTAGAAACTGTGTCCTTTGCGGCGGGAAAGAAGAACCTGCTTTCTTCAGCGTTAAGGATGGGGGAATTGTGTGCAGCAGCTGCAGGTCAAATATTCATGATATTGCGAATGATACATTGATTTATAGTGTAAATTTTGGTATAGTAAATATATTGCAATACATTTTGGATAACCCGCTTAAAAGCTTCGAAAATTTGGCCTTGAATGATGAAATTCAGAAACAACTTGGCAGAATAATCCGAAGCTATCTTGCATATCATCTTGATATTAGTGAGTTGAAGAGCGAAAGCTTTTTAAATATTTAA